From Haloarcula sp. CBA1127, a single genomic window includes:
- a CDS encoding RDD family protein: MAATVAENAVEARGDRVVAYLIDFAILSAVAFGLWLVTFVLNTVLSVGAMAAASPESPGAMGSGSMMAAGLLGIVINFALWLAIGAVLVYYFGYYAETNETVGKRSQNVAVVDETGSPPSQRDRLVRTAVLLAPFPIMLLLGGVLGGFGFVFALVLMAGWLLVEAAVMFVSDDAQRLGDRVAGTYVVSASE, encoded by the coding sequence ATGGCAGCAACTGTCGCTGAAAACGCGGTCGAGGCACGGGGCGACCGAGTCGTCGCGTACCTCATCGATTTCGCCATCCTGAGCGCCGTCGCGTTCGGCCTGTGGCTCGTAACGTTCGTTCTCAACACGGTTCTCTCGGTCGGCGCGATGGCCGCAGCCTCACCCGAGAGTCCGGGCGCGATGGGCAGTGGGTCAATGATGGCTGCGGGGCTTCTGGGTATCGTCATCAACTTCGCCCTCTGGCTCGCAATCGGCGCAGTACTCGTCTACTACTTCGGCTACTACGCCGAGACCAACGAGACAGTCGGGAAGCGGTCCCAGAACGTCGCGGTCGTCGACGAGACCGGGTCACCGCCGAGCCAGCGTGACCGCCTGGTCCGAACGGCTGTACTGCTCGCCCCGTTCCCGATCATGCTCCTGCTCGGTGGTGTTCTCGGCGGATTCGGGTTCGTCTTCGCGCTCGTTCTCATGGCCGGTTGGCTCCTCGTCGAAGCGGCCGTCATGTTCGTGAGCGACGACGCACAGCGCCTCGGCGACCGCGTTGCTGGCACGTACGTCGTCAGCGCCAGCGAGTAA
- a CDS encoding GNAT family N-acetyltransferase yields the protein MHVRTAKADEVPAVMNVLDGAVLSIAVETVRAGAEDGSTLVAMSGENETDGRVLGALVLAGTHIEAVAVRRRRRGQGIGTALVEAALGRRDCVTAEFDANVRPFYEALGFAIEPLDDPGRYRGERE from the coding sequence ATGCACGTCCGTACAGCGAAGGCCGACGAGGTGCCCGCAGTGATGAACGTCCTCGACGGGGCGGTCCTCTCGATAGCCGTAGAAACCGTGCGAGCGGGTGCTGAAGACGGTAGCACGCTCGTCGCAATGTCCGGTGAAAATGAGACGGATGGGCGCGTTCTTGGTGCACTCGTACTCGCCGGGACCCACATCGAGGCCGTCGCTGTCCGTCGGCGTCGCCGCGGCCAGGGCATCGGGACGGCGCTCGTCGAGGCCGCGCTCGGCCGGCGAGATTGTGTCACCGCCGAGTTCGACGCGAACGTTCGGCCGTTCTACGAAGCGCTGGGGTTCGCCATCGAGCCGCTGGACGACCCAGGCCGCTATCGTGGCGAGCGTGAGTAG
- a CDS encoding ubiquitin-like small modifier protein 2, producing MHVTVEIAGEDTHELEVDADATYGDLLAPVDLSPHEVSVLVDGEHVPTDQPVEHDHVRVVRLIKGG from the coding sequence ATGCACGTCACCGTCGAAATCGCCGGCGAAGACACCCACGAACTGGAGGTGGACGCGGACGCGACCTACGGCGACCTGCTCGCACCGGTCGATCTGAGTCCCCACGAGGTGTCAGTCCTCGTCGACGGCGAGCACGTGCCGACAGACCAGCCCGTCGAGCACGACCACGTTCGGGTCGTCAGGCTCATCAAAGGCGGGTGA
- a CDS encoding replication factor C small subunit, which produces MSEAESESRAGREEVWIEKYRPQTLDDVMGHENIVGRLKSYVSRNDLSHMLFSGPAGTGKTTCATAIARELYGDDWREHFLELNASDERGIDVVRDRIKNFARTSFGGVEYRIIFLDEADALTSDAQSALRRTMEQFSNNVRFILSCNYSSQIIDPIQSRCAVFRFSPLADDAVAEEIRTIAAEEDIELTEDGLDALVYAADGDMRKAINGLQAASVSGDTVDESAVYAITSTARPEEIRTMVQSALDGDFTASRATLDRLLTEEGIAGGDIIDQLHRSIWEFDIDDEAAVRVLERIGETDYRITRGANERVQLEAMLASLTQDE; this is translated from the coding sequence ATGAGTGAGGCCGAGTCCGAGTCGCGGGCGGGACGCGAGGAGGTCTGGATCGAGAAGTACCGCCCGCAGACGCTCGACGACGTGATGGGTCACGAGAATATCGTCGGGCGACTCAAGAGCTACGTCTCGCGCAACGACCTGAGCCATATGCTGTTTTCCGGGCCGGCAGGGACGGGGAAGACGACGTGTGCGACGGCCATCGCCCGTGAACTGTACGGCGACGACTGGCGCGAGCACTTCCTCGAACTGAACGCCTCCGACGAGCGTGGTATCGACGTGGTCCGGGACCGTATCAAGAACTTCGCCCGGACGAGCTTCGGCGGCGTCGAGTACCGTATCATCTTCCTCGACGAGGCCGACGCGCTGACCAGCGACGCCCAGTCGGCGCTGCGCCGGACGATGGAGCAGTTCTCGAACAACGTCCGCTTTATCCTCTCGTGTAACTACTCCAGCCAGATCATCGACCCGATCCAATCGCGCTGTGCGGTCTTCCGGTTCTCGCCGCTGGCAGACGACGCCGTTGCCGAGGAAATCCGAACCATCGCTGCCGAAGAAGACATTGAACTGACCGAAGACGGACTCGATGCGCTCGTCTACGCCGCCGACGGGGATATGCGGAAAGCCATCAACGGCCTGCAAGCCGCGTCTGTCAGCGGCGACACGGTCGACGAGTCGGCAGTGTACGCTATCACTTCGACGGCCCGCCCGGAAGAGATTCGGACGATGGTCCAGTCGGCGCTAGACGGCGACTTCACCGCCTCGCGGGCGACCCTCGATAGACTCCTGACCGAAGAGGGAATCGCGGGCGGCGACATCATCGACCAACTGCATCGCTCTATCTGGGAGTTCGATATTGACGATGAGGCAGCCGTCCGAGTGCTCGAACGCATCGGCGAAACCGATTATCGGATTACCCGTGGTGCGAACGAGCGCGTCCAACTGGAAGCGATGCTGGCCTCGCTCACACAGGACGAGTAA
- a CDS encoding archaellin/type IV pilin N-terminal domain-containing protein: protein MQRLRPSTQGTSEDRGQVGIGTLIVFIAMVLVAAIAAGVLINTAGFLQSSAQATGQQSSDSTTNRIQVVGMTGDHFTGNSEVGVVDIVVRRAPGASNVDLDKTTIQWIGPSGSYYQLAAGGADGNPDGRFAVSTVQDNDGSQPVLNDVEDRFRITLDLGADNSVGAVPFGEELPEGETATLRITSPAGGMTTEEVVVPKTLSGESSVTL from the coding sequence ATGCAACGTTTACGACCATCTACGCAGGGGACGAGCGAGGACCGCGGACAGGTCGGGATCGGGACGCTCATCGTGTTTATCGCGATGGTGCTGGTCGCGGCAATCGCAGCGGGCGTGCTTATCAACACTGCGGGGTTCCTGCAGAGTTCCGCGCAGGCGACGGGCCAGCAGTCTAGCGATTCGACGACGAACCGAATTCAGGTCGTGGGCATGACCGGCGATCACTTCACCGGTAACAGCGAAGTCGGCGTGGTTGATATCGTTGTCAGGCGGGCACCAGGAGCAAGTAACGTCGATCTAGACAAGACGACGATCCAGTGGATTGGCCCAAGCGGGTCGTACTATCAACTCGCGGCTGGCGGCGCAGACGGTAACCCCGATGGTCGTTTCGCTGTTTCGACCGTGCAGGATAACGACGGCTCCCAACCAGTGCTCAACGACGTTGAAGACCGGTTCAGAATAACGCTTGACCTCGGTGCTGATAACTCGGTTGGCGCTGTGCCATTCGGTGAGGAACTGCCCGAAGGTGAGACTGCGACGTTGCGTATTACCTCGCCAGCGGGCGGGATGACGACCGAGGAAGTCGTCGTGCCGAAGACCCTCTCCGGGGAATCTTCAGTCACGCTCTGA